Proteins from one Streptomyces sp. NBC_00390 genomic window:
- a CDS encoding response regulator transcription factor → MSLTLTTPYAEAPASALAPREKETLRHIAAGRTYMQTARHMGLSKHTVDAYLRRIRAKLNINSTAELTRLAISLGL, encoded by the coding sequence ATGAGCCTCACACTCACCACGCCGTACGCCGAAGCCCCCGCATCTGCGCTGGCTCCGCGTGAGAAGGAGACACTGCGACATATCGCCGCAGGGCGCACCTACATGCAAACGGCCCGCCACATGGGGCTCTCCAAGCACACGGTCGACGCCTATCTGCGCCGTATCCGAGCCAAGCTGAACATCAACAGCACGGCCGAACTCACCCGACTGGCCATCTCCCTGGGACTGTGA
- a CDS encoding MMPL family transporter, with translation MLIGVLVIAGTLLVPGVLGGATGVPLFALSLTTALGLGLGIGYGLLIVSRLREEIAEGDGPRHAAMRTVRTAGRTIVFSALTICAVPATLLVFPPKSPRTFAVRKRCHRPGVPLLTGPGRGGELGPGR, from the coding sequence CTGCTGATCGGGGTCCTGGTCATCGCCGGGACGCTGCTGGTGCCGGGCGTTCTCGGCGGTGCCACCGGTGTGCCGCTGTTCGCGCTGAGCCTGACCACGGCGCTCGGCCTGGGTCTGGGTATCGGCTACGGGCTGCTGATCGTCTCGCGGTTGCGTGAGGAGATCGCCGAGGGGGACGGTCCGCGTCACGCCGCCATGCGCACCGTGCGCACCGCGGGCCGCACGATCGTCTTCAGTGCTCTGACGATCTGTGCCGTGCCGGCGACGCTGCTGGTGTTCCCGCCGAAATCCCCCCGGACCTTCGCGGTCCGAAAGCGGTGCCACCGCCCTGGCGTACCGCTGCTCACCGGTCCGGGCCGAGGTGGGGAACTCGGCCCGGGCCGGTGA